CTCGTTTGACTTGACAATTGGATGGTTTGCCCGCCGGAACATTTCTCCACTACTTGTGATGCCATGAGGAGAacttcatcatcgtcatcatcccAGAAATCATCTGGACTTGACCTTGCTGGACTTGCTTGTTTGGCTACGATGTGATGTTAACCTTGATATCATGACTAAACCTTAAAATAATGTTAGTTCAAGCTTACCTGCATATCTTGACGTACTTGGGCCACCTAAAGCATTCTGATTAGAACGACCCTTCCCGACGATAATCTCGAGCTTTGGTTTTTTGTTAACTCTTCCATAATCTTTCGACGGTTCGTATCTTTTATCCATGATTCTTTTTCTAAATTCGAAAAGCTATTCTATGATTTGGGTATTCTTAATATTTATTAcattcatttgatattttttaacaatttggtaTTCGTAAGTAATagattttaagatatttgtttataataacaaaaatatttagctAAGCCGGGTGGAGGCATGATTGTTTTGGGGTCAGAAGAAAAAACCACCAATTTTTTGACAGTAGGGTTTTCAATGAAATTCTGTCGAGTTCACAATTGTACTTTTTAGGACCATTTAAAGCCACGCACACATTCTTAGGCCGATGATAACATAATTTGGCAATTTGTATGAAGCAGAAAattcaatatataataaaaaataatgtatgccCGTTCCTCTAATTTTATCACATTAATTACGttagaataatttatttatttattcagcttaatacaagctatcataacttaacttaacttaacactagcttcCATTTCACCATTGGTTGCGAAATTTCAAAGTCTAGTGCGTATTtatggaaaacattttttatctcGAGTTCACACATAAAATTGTGACACTTGACAGGTATAAAGATGTTcacacttatttaaaaaaaaagaatagttttATAATGTTGTGCATTTCGTCGTTTTAATCTGATTAGTCTGTCAAACTGCGCTgttatttgaaatgtcataattttagttgaatgtttgaactttttgaTAATGGATCGGTATGGAAATGTACAAAGCATTAACATGAAAGTCCTTGACATTGGTCTCGTGGGTGACGCTCAGCTTAGTGGTGAAGGACACGAACAACTAAGAGAGATCCAACCTATGAcggtggaaaattaaaaaacaatttttgttttggcttGATAGAAGTGACAACGCTTTAGCTTGGCATTActtagatttaaaaagaaaatggaaagcTTCAAATATTCAGGTTTCTCAGCCTTCTTAACCAGCGATTGATGATCATGACTTGGACAACATAATGTGGCTCCAACAAAGCTGTACAACAAGCCTCACAACACGatcattttgaccaagtttccTGGTCACGTTCTGTTACGTAAATTGGACACCAATATCATACGATTTGCTAACgcaaataatcttcaaaatatAGACGCAaatatagtacccgtggcatgatggttagtgcgttggccagaggccttgggtttgatccctgtatatgccatctaaagttttttaacgggtattgcctctcgcgaggaattaaaaaattctccaagagtaattcttgtcatgaaaagtgctttctcatattagcttatcggatttggcttaaaactgtagtgccctccatccctgacaacactactcgcacactataatggttgagagtttaatggctgaatcacaaacacgcttcggcttcgtctgcgttacggtggccatgcttcgaggttgctttgaatgacatttctattattttatcactccaaagagcaaatattttgtttgttgacatttttttacagctgttgagctgtcaggaaaaaagcaaatgttcagataattgaactagagctttcgtttggagtcacattacgttacattacgttcttttccttacgattgtcaaatagACGCATTTACTCAAGTTGAGGCCGAAATACCAGACAATGTGttcgaaaaaaagttgttaagatTTGCTGTTGCTGTTCTTATCTGTTTCACATAACACAACTCATTTTAGCATTTCTCAGACAATTAGTTTCTAAATCATTGACAAATTTCTGCCTCATTTCTTTATCTTATTGATGATACGCCAAACTTTGAACTTAttgcaaaaaagtaaaaaaaggtttaaacacTCACTTGGCCAGTTTAAATTTCTTAGATTTCAGGGATTTACATAAACCCAGAAATATACGCATCCGATGTGTAGGatcttaattttgacatttctataaatttaaaaatgtcaaaaactcgcTCCGAATAAATTCGCAACTTATTCGTCGGATTCTGTAATTTGcatgataaacaaaaaatatctcatacaatatttttacttttgctgTCATTAATCTGAGaatagaatttttatgattcaatTTCTCAAGAATTCCCTATCGCACAATTCATAAAAGAggaaaagaaatgcaaagctAATTTTTTTGCTAGGTGAGAATGAAAAGTGAATTCTGTGTAAATTTTTTCTCAGAAACcgtagaaatataaactggccaaatcGAAACATTTGCTTTCAAAGTAATCTGATGATCTCAAGAACTGGCTAATTCATGAGTAATTGTTTATAACTCGAAGctaattttctattaaacacttgaacattttggaaaaatatgtatgtacattaaaaaattaattacaaaaagaacAATAATTGTGAATGTGCCTTGCTTCAATAAAATAACTCAAACGAACAAACCTTCCGTATGACAAGCACGTGTTTGTTGTGTTTTCTCTATTTTTGTGAGAATCTGTCACCTGCTTCACTCGAACAGCagcataacaaaaaatattctttttaaaaagttaatttttaagtgaattattttaattttaacatcatGGCAGATGTTAGAAAACCAAGACTCTACCTTGACGAACATAAATTAAAGCAAGATCCACATGATTATGGGTTGGCTGACGATGTCTGGAGCATGgaaagttttaagaagaaattccAAATCGTAGTCGTTCGGTAAAAAgattaattcaaaaatcatcCTGATCCCTGAACTCCTTAACATTAATTTGATATCTctgttttagttatgaaggctACGAATTGGAGTTTGATATGATTGGAGTACTTCCGGGGATTGCGAATGCTTTCAGACGTCTCATGCTGAGTGAAGTGCCAAGTATGGCCATCGAAAAGGTCTTCATCTACAATAATACCTCAATCATTCAAGACGAAGTTCTTGCCCATAGATTGGGTTTGATTCCTCTGCGAGCTGACCCTCGACTTTTCGAGTACAAAAGCGAAGAGAGCGATGAGCAGGGAACCGAAAACGACACTCTTGAatatgaattgaaaattaagtGTACTCGTCGCAAGGACGTCAAGGATTCGGCAAACTTTGACGCGATCtacaaaaatcacaaaatctaTTCGGGTCAAATCAAATGGTTACCCAAAGGAAAGCAGGCCACGTTACACAATGAATCCGATGTCGGTCCAATCCACGATGATATCCTCATAAGTCAAATGCGTCCCGGACATGAATTCGATTTGAAGCTGTTGGCAGTCAAAGGTATCGGCAGCGATCATGCCAAGTTCTCACCTGTTGCAACGGCATTCTATCGCCTATTGCCTGAGATTAAACTCAATCGAACTGTTTCGGGTAAGGAGGCATTTCTTCTGCAGAAATGTTTCTCACCCGGAGTCATTGGCATTGATGATAATGATGTGGCGTTCGTTAAGGACGCAAGGTATGATACATGCAGTCGAAATGTCTATCGCTATCCACAATTGGCCGATGCAGTTACAATGTCCCGCATTCGAGATCATTACATTTTCAATATTGAATCGGTGGGGGCACTGAAGCCAGAGGTTATATTTATCGAAGCGGTGAAAGTGTTGAAAAAGAAGTGCCGAAAATTCTTGGATGAAATTGAAGCAGAGTGATCAGGGAAAGGAGGAAAATACTTagatgtaaaataaaatgttgtttttttaagaagaaaagaaagtgttttttttttaactgctaaaGATCTCATCGTAATATGTACGTTCTTGGAGTCTAGAGTCGTTCATAAAGTCTTTAAACAACACAATTAAGTATGCAGAATAGACATTCCTGGTGACTTTACTTCCACAAAAGGTTT
This window of the Eupeodes corollae chromosome 3, idEupCoro1.1, whole genome shotgun sequence genome carries:
- the LOC129952389 gene encoding DNA-directed RNA polymerases I and III subunit RPAC1 translates to MADVRKPRLYLDEHKLKQDPHDYGLADDVWSMESFKKKFQIVVVRYEGYELEFDMIGVLPGIANAFRRLMLSEVPSMAIEKVFIYNNTSIIQDEVLAHRLGLIPLRADPRLFEYKSEESDEQGTENDTLEYELKIKCTRRKDVKDSANFDAIYKNHKIYSGQIKWLPKGKQATLHNESDVGPIHDDILISQMRPGHEFDLKLLAVKGIGSDHAKFSPVATAFYRLLPEIKLNRTVSGKEAFLLQKCFSPGVIGIDDNDVAFVKDARYDTCSRNVYRYPQLADAVTMSRIRDHYIFNIESVGALKPEVIFIEAVKVLKKKCRKFLDEIEAE